ttcttgtcgaacggttcgtttcggtatcgagtcgagggaactcgCTCTCTCTTGCGACATATCTTGGCCGGactcccgcaaggctccgctctCTCCCCGCCTGTTTATTAACGACTAGTAGCCCGCTCCAGCTCagctcgggtctttaataagaatttcaacgatatttgacgttgttttatttttttaaataaaagaacacttattgcggcataactataatagttagacatacgctgtcgcgacactttttgtaaataataatgtgttctacaaagtcgtagtacattattttattctatcatcaagttttcgcagggcacgcaatgtaaataatatgttaggtaatttttttacaccttgggttacattattggagttttagtaagaatccctacttttttcaaaaaagattatagtctatgtcactcgggaatagtgtagcttccaagcagtggAAGAATTTTTCAAGTGAAGTGGCGGATCGACATCAActccacgaaaagcacagccgtgctcttcaaaaggggtcgcccttcGGACACTACTGCTAGTCACCAATGTATGGGCTAAGCCTTTGtctgcctattggcgaatttaaaaactatgaatGGTGAAAGTACTCAGTTTTTGGATGTTAtcaattaagtaattaattttttgtaaaacaatgccagggtgaaAGATATGTTgtaaataaggcatagtttttcaagtacaaatagttttgacaaaaagatggcccacttttgggcattgtcctttatttTCTTTATCCCAATACTGCCAAAAACTGACAGGTTTTATAAAATGTTTGCCGATCATGCCAGAAGCTAAAATAAGAGTCCAAAATGGTAGAATCCTGCCACATATGGTCACACTGCGCATGTAGGAGTTTTTGGAAGgactttttagcgggaacgcgaggagtgtgatttttttttgtctatttagtttttctacagctttaaatgtgttataacgatggtttattaactgtttaatatctgtgaaagtgcacaaatgtgggaaaatggaacaaagccgctggacgtagcttctcgggatcctccaaaaagtccacggaaaaaatcttagtaaatgaccactattttactaaGATATATTTCATCATAGCGGTTTCattatagcggtaggcagcggcttggctctgcccctggcattgctgaagtccatgggcgacggtaactactcaccatcaggtgggccgtatgctcgtctgcctacaagggcaataaaaaaaaatcctacatcatctcatctcatttcatttcattccagttgattaatgtctcaaattaatcatcttcatttcatttcatttcactcccataatatcatttttcataaaaataagaatataaatgaaaataagatattacttaaaggtcttagttaccaggtcataaaatccatttaaaaaaaaaagtttttggaaATGCACTTTGCATCGCACTTTCTTGTACTAAACTTTCTTCTTCTTGTAATTTCTAATACTGTTGATGTTGCCATAAAACAAATTCCTTTACCCGATTCTGATCTATTGTCAAATCCAAATTAACAAAAGATTTTAAAACTACTTGGGACAGCTACGCGCGAACGGGTAGATTAGCTCACGGACTCAGTCTGAGAGAACTTGTTAGCCCTAGCAAgcgcaatgcttcgcagaatctaccaccggatcggagtcgcgacTCACACAGAAGTTGCGGCGAGTAACTTAAGTACCTATCGGTTCTAAATTTAGATCGTGAAAGTCGATGTCGGCACGGCGCTCCAGCGcctatcctgcagaaacgggattggatgacctgCAGAAAGTTTATGTGCATGCAGGCCGCGTGAGTGACCACTACACTAGGTTATGAAGGGACAATTTatttcgcttgcaaatcatgggATAATCGACTGAGTAGAAACGCGGCTCGGTCGCGCACTGACTTGATCGTGGGGACCGAACATCCCTCTGTCAAGGGTGACGCCTAGCATAACACATCACGAGTATCCTGCCACCAACCTCAAATACAGGTCACGATTAAGTAGCGTAGGAACAGAAAAcgaaaaatccaattaaaatcatttatatttaatgATCGCAGTAAACAGTAGTTCTTGTAAATCTGTCTGCTATAAAATCTTGAACCTGAACCTAAGCTAATAAAGCCAAAAAACTTATTGTCCAAGCTTTGTTGCCAACAATAAAACCCTTTAAAACCACACCATAAATTGGAATTGATAGACAATCTTATATTTTGTGTTGCCCAAAAGTGAAATGTGaatcattttttaataaaaagccAATTGTTACACAAGTTACTTTATTGTAATCTCATGTAAGTTTTGTGTTACGCTTAGCCTAGAGGTTGTTTTAGACGCTCTACTTGAGCGGAATGAACCTTGAGCTGTGTGTAGCACCGATACCGGGTCTACCGTGCTTTACAGGCTTGTACGTGACTGAGAACTCTCCGAGGTAATGGCCGATCATCTCAGGCTTGATTTCAAcctgaaaatataaaattagggTATCAAGAATTatggttaattattttttaatgctaatATATGATCTAGGTCAGTTGTAGTTAAGGGATACCGTCCATCAGTGTAACTTAAGCTTTCCGTTTAACATTAGCCCACTTACTCACTTTTTACATATCTATTTATAATTTCCAAACGAAGACACATATTACCATAgactttgaaatttttaaatatgaggtTTATTATTTGAACGAAGAAAGCGCGCGAAAATTTGATATCAATCAACAAAACTTTTCTTTCTTGAAGTTGATTGTGAAGTGGTAGGGAGGTGATAAATGAAACATCACTGCAAGGTTTTTTATATTCATACTCAAGTTTCATAGAAAGGTAAGTTTGtactttttgtaataaataaaggtTGTAGAtgtagtttcataaaaaatatatacgatcTATATAGTTGTTTACGTGTTTTTCTTGATTTTAATTCGTTTGGTGAACATTTGTGTTAATATGGCTAACTTTAACCCTggtaaaagttaaaaataagtCGAAGAATGCGTCAAGAACATGCACAAAAAGCCCTTCGAGAACTGTTAGAAGCTTCCACGTGACTAACCTTCCTATTATTTGTTCTTTATCACCTATTCCTTGTCCTTCGAATATTAAATTGACATACTCCATCGACCTACCTACCACTAACAACTATCCACAACTGAATCCTCATTTAATATTGAAGCTACCATCTTTCATACTCCACTATCTACTAACGATATCTCATCACTCATGGATTGTGTTGCATCTGAGCAATTAGATTTGGATACTGGATCATGGAATGGGGTGATTAATgactgtaattattttaattgtacttgcttttttttataattttaacatgTCACGTTTTGCTAATTATAATGAATAGActgatttgtaataataaatagaagATAAATAAGATCTTATAAATAAAGGTCCTTTTCAAACACACATTGAATTTTACTGACAACCCTAAATTTAaagcttattttttttgtaaacagcTGTCATAAGATGACaacctaatttatttatatataaaagaaatccAATGTTATCATAGggctttaaatgtaaaaatacatCATGATTGCTCTCATTATAACATTGGCCCActatttttttgtcaaatttGTGAGATTTTCACTCTATGCTCGtgcaaaatcatttaaatttcaattgtaaacGTTTAAAACCCACAGAaaatccatatttttttattaatatccagTAAAACTAAGACAATACATACAAAATTGTCCGCATGGTGGGACAAAGTTACCCAGATTGATGGTAACCAGTACCAATATCAAAGCTCATGTAAAATCAACATGTGACAAATGTGTGACAGTTGCACACTATACTCAATTAACTGAAGTCATACTTTTGATGCCAGGACCACTGTTGAACTTGGCTACTGtgcattttaatttgttaattaatgcCATGTTGTTGATGCAAACAGTTATGGTGCATTTGAAATGTTTGAGTTTTAAGGAGATTATTTTACTTGTCAAGTAAATTCACTTTATTCATATATTCAAGTATGTCATTCTTACTagttttcaatttcatttacttaaacatagaaaaatacagcctaatatatgtttaagtagcttaaaatgaaacaaaatgtcTATATTTAGTCTGGATTGTTTTACTTTCATTTTGGTGAATATGTTGAACTTGATTATTTAAGGTTctgtattatataataagaaaTTCTTATAAATCGCAATGAatcctaaatttaaattagctgtacaaaatatgataattttaataattttaattagtttttatgaGGTGATTTCTGGATGAAACTTCTTTCAAGTCCAATAACAGTCCACGATTTTTGAAATATCTAAGATAAATATTGCTCTAAGAGTAATATTTATAACATGATTTAGTATTGTCAAGCAGTTTCATAAAATTGAGGTcaaattgttttaactttataatagaaaatttaactttaCTTAGAGAATTTAACTTTAACTTTACTTAGAGTAATTAAACAAACTTCAGATACATATTCAAAGAATTTGTGTCAAAAACACAACTTTTTGCTATGCCCAAAAAATGGAGTATATAATTCAGTTTCTTTTAAGGACATCAAAACAATTTACATGCATGAAAAAGCAAAACTCATTCAAATCAGGTGAAAATTGGTTTTGATTTCAATACCAAATTATTCTATTgaagtttgtaaataaaattagtcaAATTAATTAGGAACACAATGTGTAAATCCTTTAAATCAATCAGTTtctaaaatctatttaaaaacattGACTTAAATGTACTGAAATTGacacataattaaaaacatttatatagtttaatctcgcgtatttttattgtattatttccgacgttttaaatacttaatagttttcgtctattatatattatattgtattattcgCCAACATTTGAAGGTAAATAATGGTACTTTTAACTTTGTCTCTACGCTACGCTACTTGCAAAaactgtagatttttttttatttttttattgcttagatgtgtggacgagctcacagcccacctgatgttaagtggttactaataATAACTTGTCAGTTAGTTTTTAAATGTTAGTACACACACAgtactaataaatatatttacttgcCTATGTAGATTTacaactataaattttaatatttaaatttttagaaaTAGCAAGATTAGCCTTTTAGGGGGTTTAATTATTTCTTGTTCTAATTGATACGTTTAATATAGAATTTGTGATTTGCGTACCTGGTTAAAAGTTTTTCCGTTGTAAATGCCGACAATTGAACCGACCATCTCGGGAACGATGATCATGTTTCTCAAGTGAGTCTTCACGATCTCTGGCTTCTCATTCGGAGGAGCCTCTTTCTTGGCGCGACGCAGCTTCTTGACCAATGCCATTGGTTTACGTTTAAGACCACGAGCGAACCGCCGGCGCGCACGGGCATGCATTAATTCCATGAGTTGCTCACTGAaacgttaaattaaataaatgatatggGCTTATACCTATGCTATGGACTTACACCATACCAAAATAATCTGTAATAGATGTACATTAAAGCATATTTTACGTACAACAGTTCAGTTTGAAACATGACAGTAAACAGTTACAAGAATCCTTTAACCTCAAATTTTTTTGATACACTGCATTTAAGGTATTGAACACTCAAAAATACTAACTTGGGCATATCAAGGAGCTGATCGAGATCAACTCCCCGGTAAGTGAACTTCCTGAAAATACGCTTTTTCTTGAGGGTTTCGTCGACCTGAAAAACATAAACATAGTTGCTCACTTTTCTTAAATAGCACTGTTTTAAGATTCTTCACATATTGCTGACGATATAATACAGACAaaatttgcaataaaatatGAGATTCCTTCAATTAATTAAGATAAAATCAGGAAATATTTAACAAACCTCAGCCATGTTTCTTGTTTATTTGACAGaagaattaaaaagaaataatgtTGACACACACTGACAGATTGAAAAAAACTGTCAGTGTCATCCAAagatattttgtgttttattcgGCTAATTCGACAGGCAAGGGAAATGCAGTTGAAACAGAATcttacaataaaaatcaaacccgcacaaaatataatttgcgcaTACTTTTCTAATATCTTACTTTTTTTAGAAGACGAAAATTCAGCTCACCTGATGGGAAGAAGTCACTGACGTTCATggaaataaacaataacaaaagcacAGCTAAGAAAGTGaacgtctatggactccggtattCACTTAATACCAAATGAGCTAGTTCGACATtcaatataatagtttaaagacctattatataatatgaGTAATCTGACAAAAACCTTAATCACGGTAACAGAATTTACGGGAAATCCCATCCCAATCCCAATCCAATTTAGACTATCGTTCTACCCATCGCTATTCTctgaaagatcttccctttatcATTTCCGGTACACTGATGACCTCAACATAACCCATCAGCAGATAGTAGTAGTTCAACAGCAAGCCGACATTGTAGCCTTATCAGGTCCATCGTATCGTAGCCGACTCATTGCTTCTTGGTCCTGATACATGCAACGCAATCATACTGTTTGAACACGCCACAAGCCGTTGACTTTtcatatatgaaaataatagtTTTCATAAATTATTCCAAGCAAAGTCAGTTCATTAGAGGAATTCGTACATACTCTTAAGCAGCAGAATATGAAATGTTATCTCTAATTAGACTGTGAATATACCTAACATAGGCATGGTCTTTCTATCTTCTTCAAGGGTGATTGAACATTGTGTGACATTTTATATTCCGTAAAATTTATGCAATGATGAGTTTCTGCAGGATCAATTTGAGACGAACTATAAAGTTAATATcgagaaattataattttgttcaaagAAAACATTTTCAGAATTCAGACTTagatgtaatttaaataaaaaaatgcatgaaGAACAAAAATTAAAGTGATAAAAGGTTAtgaataaactgtaaataagtGGAATACATTTTGGTAGATTAGAGATTgagattaaaaaagaaacattcatgaaaaaaatttttaataaataaatataaaatttatattatactttGATTGAACAGTGGTATAGCAAACGAATATCATTGGtcaaaaattacaataagaACTACATATCGTTTGCACATGACATAGTGATATTATCGTCGTCCCTAGTTGCATTCATAAAAGattctaatattattttagagaTTCCATAAATGCCGGTTCCATAAATCACATTTGTATCGCAACTCACCGCCTAT
Above is a window of Bombyx mori chromosome 21, ASM3026992v2 DNA encoding:
- the RpS15 gene encoding ribosomal protein S15, yielding MAEVDETLKKKRIFRKFTYRGVDLDQLLDMPNEQLMELMHARARRRFARGLKRKPMALVKKLRRAKKEAPPNEKPEIVKTHLRNMIIVPEMVGSIVGIYNGKTFNQVEIKPEMIGHYLGEFSVTYKPVKHGRPGIGATHSSRFIPLK